TCGTGGAGATACCTTGCCGCCAGGCGTGGACGATTACGGGAGCCAGCGAGTGGTGCGTCCCCTCGACGACTTCGGGTCGAGGAAAGACATCTATTTCGGTAACTGTTGAGTCAAACGGCAGTGAGGAAAACCGCACCTGCACGTTGCTGGCCGTCTCGGACGATACCCGGCATACCATAAAGATAACCCAGTATGGCGCCGGAATCATTACCCTTCCGTTGGTGTTCCATGTCTTGTATGACGACGAGACCGATTCGTTGCAGTACCTCGATCCCCGGCGGCTGGGCGTACTGCTCGAAACAGCCAACGACTGTTATGCCGGAGCCTTTGGCGGCGAGAACCTGCGGGTGAAACTGGCCTTGGCCACCGAAACACCGGCAGGTGAAGCAATGGCCGTCGCCGGGGTGGAATATGTGTTGCGGGACAACGCCGAGATGAACTGTGACGAGTTTATGTACGACAATTCCGGCAAATACGTCAAACTGTTGTGGGATCCCAATCGCTACATCAATGTCATGTGCTATCCTTTCTCGTCGGACCTCGACAATGAGAATGGTGTTGTGCTGGGTATTTCACACTTCCCATATACTACAACCGAAGCTTATCTTCCCGGACTGACAACCGTTCCTTATGAATATTTGACCCTTGAAAATTTACAATATCCCTATTGCGTCTCACTGAACAGCCGATATATATACGATGAGAGTATGCACTATACGTTGCCCCATGAATTGGGACACTACTTGGGGTTGTATCACGTCTTTTCCGAAGATGATAACGAGGCCATGTGCATCGACTCCGATTATTGCGACGACACACCGAGTTACAATCGTGAAGATTACTTACGATACCTCTCTTGGGCCTCGATGCATCTCCCCTATGATGCATACCTTTCCGAGGCACAGTTGCGGGAAGGGTGCAGCGGCGAGCAGTTCCGCTCGGTCAATGCCATGGATTATAACTACGGTGCGCAGAACCAGTTCACGGCCGACCAGCGTACCCGCGTGCGCCACGTCTTGCGGCACAGCCCTCTGCTGCCTACCGAGCATAACGGTTATATACAGCGCAGTACCTTGCACGACGGGCCTCTCGACCTGCCTATCGTAACCATGAAATAATATGCGTCGGGGCGAAGGGCACAGAGAGATTTTGCGCATAGCCTTGCCGGCCATCGTCTCCAATATCACGGTGCCGCTGCTGGGTCTTGTCGATGTGGCCATTGTGGGCCATCTCGGCTCTCCTGCCTATATCGGCGCGATAGCCGTGGGCGGCATGCTCTTCAATATTTTCTACTGGGTATTTGCCTTCTTGCGCATGGGAACGAGCGGATTGACTTCGCAGGCCTACGGCCGGCACGACCTCGACGAGGTAACGCGCTTGCTGGTAAGGGCCTTTGGCGTAGGTGTGATGGTTGCCCTGCTGCTCATCGTCTTGCAATATCCGTTATGTCGCATGGCGTTTCTTTTTATCGAGGCCACTCCCGAGGTCGAGCGTCTGGCCTCGCTCTATTTCCACATCTGCATTTGGGGGGCTCCTGGCGTACTGGGGCTCTATGCCTTCTCGGGTTGGTTCATCGGTATGCAAAATTCGCGTTTCCCCATGTGGATAGCCATTACGCAGAATGTGGTGAACATTGCGGCCAGCCTGTTGCTGGTCTATGTCGTGGGGTTGAAGGTCGAAGGGGTGGCGTTGGGTACGCTCATTGCCCAATATGCCGGATTCCTGATGGCAATAGTTCTGTGGCGGCGGTTCTATAAGCCGTTGCGCCGGCGCCTCGACTGGCGGGCGTCGTTGGGAAACAAGGCGGCCATGACTGCCTTCTTCAAGGTGAACCGCGACATCTTCTTCCGCACCCTCTGCCTGGTGGCCGTGACGCTCTACTTTACCTCGGCCGGAGCCTCACAAGGGGAGGTCGTGCTGGCGGTCAATACGCTGCTCATGCAGCTTTTTACCCTCTTTTCTTATGTGATGGACGGGTTTGCCTATGCCGGCGAAGCCTTGGCCGGGAAATATATCGGAGCCCGCAACGAAACATCGCTGCATCGCACCGTGCGGCAGATTTTTGCGTGGGGGGGCGGATTGGCGTTGCTCTTTGTCCTCCTCTACGGAGTGGGGGGCGAGGCTTTTCTCTCGTTGCTTACCGACGACCGCTCGGTGATAGCGGCTGCCGACACTTATTTTTATTGGGCCTTGCTTATCCCGGTGGCCGGCTTTGCCGCCTTTATGTGGGACGGCATCTACATAGGTGCCACGGCCACGCGGGGCATGCTGCTGTCGATGTTTGTCGCATCACTGCTTTTTTTCGTCATTTATCTCTCGGGACGTGCCACCTATGGCAACCATGCTTTGTGGGGAGCCTTTATCGTCTACCTCTTCTCCCGTGGTGCGGTGCAGACGCTGCTGGCACCAAAAGTCTTGCGTGTCATGAGATGAAATACCCGGCTCGATGCCGAATCCGTAACAACACAGTCGTGTCTTTCACGACTATTTGCCATTTCCATTTTCTGTCTGTCATTTCCGTTTTCTGTCATTCTCCGCTTGACGGGGAACCCATGAAGGACTTTTCTTGTTCATTCTTCTCTTCGGTGAGAAGAACGAACCAAGAAGAACCGCCGCCCCGTATCGGGCTTTTTCGCTCGCTCGCCGACGCCTCGCGCGGGGGCTGCGGAACTCGCTGCGCTCACACAGTCCTCGCCCTCTTTCCGCTCTCGGCTGCCGCCCTCCCGGCCCGATAAGGGCGGTTTCCCCTTTTCCCCTACTTGTGTGTCTTTGCTTGTTTCTCTTTTGTTCCCTTCACCTTTTTATTTGAATGGGGGCATTGTCATTCCCCGCTCGACGGGGAATCCAAGGGTTTTTTCTGTTCATTCTTCTCTTCGGTGAGAAGAACGAACCAAGAAGAACCGCCGCCCGGTATCGGGCTTTTTCGCTCGGACGCCGACACCTCGCTCGGGGGCTGCGGAACTCGCTGCGCTCACACAGTCCTCGCCCTTTTTCCTCTCTCGTCTGCCGCCCTCCCGGCCCGATAAGGGCGGTTTTTTCTTTTCCCTATTTGTGTGTCTTTGCTGGTTTCCCTTTTGTTCCCTTCTTACTTCACTGGATTCCTGCTCGACGGGGAATCCACGACGGCGGTTCTTTTTCCCTTATCGGGAGACTTTGCCTTTTTCCTTTTTCTCCCTTATCGCTTGAAGGGGGGAGACTGTCATTCCCCGTATGATGGGGAATCCATGGGGTTTTTTGTTCATTCTTCTCTTCGGTGAGAAGAACGAACCAAGAAGAACCGCCGCCCGGTATCGGGCTTTTTCGCTCGCTTGCCGA
This genomic window from Candidatus Caccoplasma merdavium contains:
- a CDS encoding zinc-dependent metalloproteinase lipoprotein; this translates as MMKNIALYVVAAWCAVVPLSLVSCSNQEEVEQVKSEKSYTLDEGENQLVVEIPCRQAWTITGASEWCVPSTTSGRGKTSISVTVESNGSEENRTCTLLAVSDDTRHTIKITQYGAGIITLPLVFHVLYDDETDSLQYLDPRRLGVLLETANDCYAGAFGGENLRVKLALATETPAGEAMAVAGVEYVLRDNAEMNCDEFMYDNSGKYVKLLWDPNRYINVMCYPFSSDLDNENGVVLGISHFPYTTTEAYLPGLTTVPYEYLTLENLQYPYCVSLNSRYIYDESMHYTLPHELGHYLGLYHVFSEDDNEAMCIDSDYCDDTPSYNREDYLRYLSWASMHLPYDAYLSEAQLREGCSGEQFRSVNAMDYNYGAQNQFTADQRTRVRHVLRHSPLLPTEHNGYIQRSTLHDGPLDLPIVTMK
- a CDS encoding MATE family efflux transporter — its product is MRRGEGHREILRIALPAIVSNITVPLLGLVDVAIVGHLGSPAYIGAIAVGGMLFNIFYWVFAFLRMGTSGLTSQAYGRHDLDEVTRLLVRAFGVGVMVALLLIVLQYPLCRMAFLFIEATPEVERLASLYFHICIWGAPGVLGLYAFSGWFIGMQNSRFPMWIAITQNVVNIAASLLLVYVVGLKVEGVALGTLIAQYAGFLMAIVLWRRFYKPLRRRLDWRASLGNKAAMTAFFKVNRDIFFRTLCLVAVTLYFTSAGASQGEVVLAVNTLLMQLFTLFSYVMDGFAYAGEALAGKYIGARNETSLHRTVRQIFAWGGGLALLFVLLYGVGGEAFLSLLTDDRSVIAAADTYFYWALLIPVAGFAAFMWDGIYIGATATRGMLLSMFVASLLFFVIYLSGRATYGNHALWGAFIVYLFSRGAVQTLLAPKVLRVMR